Proteins from a single region of Scleropages formosus chromosome 24, fSclFor1.1, whole genome shotgun sequence:
- the lipf gene encoding gastric triacylglycerol lipase yields MTFRTLLFIPTGGSTVHRVKMAWLLLSVAFFLQGVIQCRRIARADRLDPEVNMNISEIISFWGYPSEEHEVVTEDGFILSVNRIPHGAKSTPTGEPRPVVLLQHGLLAAGSNWVTNPPNSSLGFVLADAGYDVWLGNSRGNTWSRKHVSLSPDQNAFWEFSFDEMAKKDLPAVVNYITKTTAQEQIFYVGHSQGTTIAFIAFSTMPELASKIKMFFALAPVATVRYTKSPMVKLSFLPEFLIWDFFGRKDFLPQSEMIKWFATKLCSHQPVSFLCGNIFFVICGFDERNLNMSRTPVYTTHCPAGTSVQNMIHWSQMVHSGKLMAYNYGRAGNLAHYNQTTPPLYHVRDVKVPTAVFSGGHDTLADPMDVAVLLAEIQHLVYHKNIPHWEHLDFIWGLDAPQEMFSDILTLLKKHS; encoded by the exons ATGACTTTCCGAACCCTTCTTTTCATACCGACGGGAGGATCTACTGTACATAG AGTGAAGATGGCCTGGTTGTTGCTGTCCGTGGCCTTCTTCCTCCAAGGGGTCATCCAGTGTAGGAGGATCGCTAGGGCGGACAGACTGGATCCAGAGGTCAACATGAACATT AGTGAGATCATTTCATTCTGGGGCTACCCTTCCGAGGAGCACGAGGTGGTCACCGAGGACGGCTTCATCTTAAGCGTCAACAGGATCCCTCATGGCGCGAAGAGCACGCCAACAGGAG AACCCAGACCCGTGGTGCTCCTGCAGCACGGTCTTCTGGCAGCCGGGAGCAACTGGGTGACGAACCCGCCGAACAGCAGCCTGGGCTTCGTCCTGGCCGACGCCGGCTACGACGTGTGGCTCGGGAACAGCCGCGGGAACACGTGGTCCAGGAAACACGTCTCTCTCAGTCCGGACCAGAACGCCTTCTGGGAGTTCAG CTTCGATGAAATGGCAAAGAAGGACCTTCCAGCTGTAGTGAACTACATCACAAAGACCACAGCTCAGGAGCAGATCTTCTACGTGGGACATTCTCAGGGCACCACCATTG CCTTCATAGCATTTTCCACCATGCCTGAACTAGCAAGCAAAATCAAGATGTTCTTTGCTCTGGCGCCGGTCGCCACAGTGAGATACACCAAGAGTCCCATGGTGAAGCTCTCCTTTCTACCAGAGTTCCTCATCTgg GATTTCTTCGGAAGGAAGGACTTTCTGCCGCAAAGTGAAATGATCAAGTGGTTTGCCACCAAGTTGTGTAGCCATCAGCCAGTTTCCTTCTTGTGTGGAAATATCTTCTTCGTCATTTGTGGTTTCGACGAGAGGAACCTCAACATG TCTCGAACCCCTGTGTACACCACCCACTGCCCAGCTGGGACATCCGTTCAGAACATGATTCACTGGTCTCAG atggtgcattctgggaagctGATGGCCTACAACTATGGCAGAGCTGGAAACCTGGCCCATTACAATCAG ACGACTCCGCCGCTGTACCACGTGCGGGACGTGAAGGTGCCCACGGCGGTGTTTTCTGGGGGTCACGACACGCTGGCCGATCCCATGGACGTGGCTGTGCTTCTCGCGGAGATACAGCACCTGGTTTACCATAAGAATATCCCGCACTGGGAGCACCTGGACTTCATCTGGGGCCTGGATGCTCCGCAGGAGATGTTCAGTGACATCCTCACACTGTTGAAGAAGCATTCATGA
- the ankrd22 gene encoding ankyrin repeat domain-containing protein 22 isoform X2, protein MGILYSEPICQAAYDDDLHQVVRLVKTDARNLNVQDELFGDTPIIAACRRGNVQTVTYLLQQNADVSIRNKVEKTKRNANLMKLILNSNVEINAVDCKGNTALHYACQRKSDHLVSLLLDKNADISITNADNETPLDIARRLKFKNIVTILKKSD, encoded by the exons ATGGGTATTCTATATTCAGAG CCCATCTGCCAGGCTGCCTACGATGATGACCTCCATCAGGTGGTTCGACTGGTGAAAACGGATGCCAGAAATCTAAATGTTCAAGACGAGCTGTTCGGAGACACGCCGATCATAGCTGCCTGCAGGCGGGGAAATGTCCAAACGGTTACGTACCTTCTCCAGCAAAATGCAGATGTATCAATACGGAACAAG GTGGAAAAGACAAAGAGGAACGCAAACCTGATGAAGCTTATTTTGAACTCAAACGTGGAGATCAATGCTGTGGACTGT AAAGGAAACACTGCACTTCATTATGCCTGTCAGCGAAAGAGCGACCACCTTGTTTCGCTGCTGCTGGACAAAAACGCTGACATTTCTATCACAAATGCG GATAACGAGACCCCGCTGGATATTGCCCGAagactgaaatttaaaaatattgtcacCATTCTGAAAAAATCGGACTGA
- the ankrd22 gene encoding ankyrin repeat domain-containing protein 22 isoform X1, whose translation MGILYSEPICQAAYDDDLHQVVRLVKTDARNLNVQDELFGDTPIIAACRRGNVQTVTYLLQQNADVSIRNKKQRTCLHYAARRTFSFLDYLMIVILMPILLIGYLIMVEKTKRNANLMKLILNSNVEINAVDCKGNTALHYACQRKSDHLVSLLLDKNADISITNADNETPLDIARRLKFKNIVTILKKSD comes from the exons ATGGGTATTCTATATTCAGAG CCCATCTGCCAGGCTGCCTACGATGATGACCTCCATCAGGTGGTTCGACTGGTGAAAACGGATGCCAGAAATCTAAATGTTCAAGACGAGCTGTTCGGAGACACGCCGATCATAGCTGCCTGCAGGCGGGGAAATGTCCAAACGGTTACGTACCTTCTCCAGCAAAATGCAGATGTATCAATACGGAACAAG AAGCAAAGGACCTGTTTGCATTATGCTGCACGGAGAACGTTTTCCTTTCTGGACTACCTGATGATTGTAATTCTGATGCCCATCTTACTGATAGGATACCTCATAATG GTGGAAAAGACAAAGAGGAACGCAAACCTGATGAAGCTTATTTTGAACTCAAACGTGGAGATCAATGCTGTGGACTGT AAAGGAAACACTGCACTTCATTATGCCTGTCAGCGAAAGAGCGACCACCTTGTTTCGCTGCTGCTGGACAAAAACGCTGACATTTCTATCACAAATGCG GATAACGAGACCCCGCTGGATATTGCCCGAagactgaaatttaaaaatattgtcacCATTCTGAAAAAATCGGACTGA